From one Flavobacterium sp. N502536 genomic stretch:
- a CDS encoding WGR domain-containing protein, with amino-acid sequence MKKNLKYIDGNSDKFWDIEVTGLDYTVTYGKNGTSGTSQTKSFATDEECLKMAEKILAEKIKKGYSETGEVDVISKPKSAKSTNSDQVLEEYDAIIKSKNISLMLPLLKEKAKGNIEALKKHIKKCKRYWMTYTDLTKDPGYVKKDKHDYGWGTRGDRTQSEIITLSAIALFDKTDINSWDEALQLLDETNEKPYVLETLLWAKPNWIETFILDKIKRQDWRSFNYQILRQFEELELIQFNPELYAICLADTNEWRTKMKTRVFIAKILEDKIGYERDIPELFNYETTLHNTFFRDNDKQKHDEFQTWSVIYQSLLEDKKMDRAFFIENAILIQTKEWNNNLKSFFRKRIDEFKVTADELIVHQENIFSYLHNAYPPITSYGIELIKKIYDHPKFKTKSFLEWLEPLMMRNDCKAAIKNVLPVLEKLNKSNPKLSSTIASVIADVYVISDLTLQERASKIILKIANAKDKALKEKLSSYVTLMQGNIKSGLTPFLDEEALSSDTSVLEEYVFEPQKELLLTEEVVLPKDWNDIVFQFGNFINSEESVDSEILFNIYISQRDLFPEDYAAQLQPYEKQLQKHYFESVHKNFVKSFLQQKIQNIKSKFDSSYKHYSKINTLTLIQSLLEKVQQKIDTNSSLPLLSLPSHTPYWVAPKVLLERVIAYQNTNEEIDAVDLAIAIVRMPRENVAEAIPLLDKIEGDLKPLLAFCLGVNEKLELDSESLFSKLLATMGKTTKETGKLSLWAVAARTFYPNDTFAEFENTYLKTVPFVVAPFKPEFKFKEKWNEWTNYQTKEKERTPSWYELRFDLPNYTKIPNYLLYSLDIYQRSNSWDYSLNYAGNTCFWHSLTPQNSDALALTLLQNCGVADGSKPELKGFLEIINRPGFLFSDTSLFLFAVSFFQEKKDLRLLASEVLINLIEKQKIDLTPFAKNLAFLATEKYGVFLRLVDGLTALKDISPLHNNALLKLLNAFFENLDLKEKLPTNFKKIVENYVDILTKTNQKPSSQAIAFFEQWKDNASLKSLIKQILK; translated from the coding sequence ATGAAAAAAAACCTAAAATACATTGATGGAAACTCCGATAAATTCTGGGATATCGAAGTTACCGGATTAGATTACACTGTCACTTACGGAAAAAACGGAACCTCAGGAACTTCTCAAACAAAAAGCTTTGCAACAGATGAAGAATGTTTGAAAATGGCAGAGAAAATACTGGCCGAAAAAATTAAAAAAGGATATTCTGAAACCGGAGAAGTTGATGTTATCTCTAAACCAAAATCGGCCAAAAGCACTAACTCGGATCAGGTTTTAGAAGAATACGATGCCATTATAAAATCTAAAAACATCAGTTTGATGCTGCCTTTGCTGAAAGAAAAAGCAAAAGGGAATATCGAAGCTTTAAAAAAGCACATTAAAAAATGTAAACGTTACTGGATGACGTATACTGATTTAACCAAAGATCCCGGTTATGTAAAAAAAGACAAACACGATTATGGCTGGGGAACACGTGGTGACCGTACTCAAAGCGAGATCATTACTCTGAGCGCAATCGCCTTGTTTGATAAAACCGATATTAATTCGTGGGATGAAGCCCTTCAATTACTGGATGAAACCAACGAGAAACCCTATGTACTCGAAACTTTATTGTGGGCAAAACCAAACTGGATTGAAACTTTTATCCTCGATAAAATAAAACGACAAGACTGGAGAAGCTTTAATTATCAAATTCTTAGACAGTTTGAAGAATTAGAACTCATACAATTCAATCCCGAATTGTATGCTATATGTCTGGCCGATACAAACGAATGGCGTACTAAAATGAAAACCAGAGTTTTTATTGCTAAGATTCTGGAAGATAAAATAGGCTATGAAAGAGATATTCCGGAGTTGTTTAATTATGAAACGACACTTCACAATACTTTTTTTAGAGATAATGACAAACAAAAACACGACGAATTCCAGACCTGGAGCGTTATTTACCAATCATTATTAGAAGATAAAAAGATGGATCGCGCTTTCTTTATTGAAAATGCTATCCTGATTCAAACTAAAGAATGGAACAACAACCTTAAGTCTTTTTTCAGAAAAAGAATAGACGAGTTTAAGGTTACTGCTGACGAACTTATTGTTCATCAGGAAAATATATTCTCCTATCTGCACAATGCCTATCCTCCTATAACGAGTTACGGAATAGAATTGATCAAGAAGATTTACGATCATCCAAAATTCAAAACCAAATCGTTTCTGGAATGGCTGGAGCCTTTAATGATGCGCAACGACTGTAAAGCTGCCATTAAAAATGTATTGCCGGTTTTGGAGAAACTCAACAAATCGAATCCTAAATTAAGCAGCACTATTGCTTCCGTTATTGCCGATGTTTATGTAATCTCTGACTTAACGCTGCAGGAACGCGCCAGTAAAATTATTTTAAAAATTGCGAACGCAAAAGACAAAGCCCTTAAAGAAAAACTATCCTCTTATGTAACCCTGATGCAGGGAAATATAAAGTCAGGACTAACCCCTTTTTTAGATGAGGAGGCTTTAAGTTCTGATACTTCAGTCCTGGAAGAATATGTTTTTGAACCTCAAAAAGAGCTGTTACTAACCGAAGAAGTGGTATTACCTAAAGACTGGAATGATATTGTTTTTCAGTTTGGGAATTTCATTAATTCGGAAGAAAGTGTCGATTCAGAAATCCTGTTCAACATTTATATATCGCAACGGGATTTGTTTCCGGAGGATTACGCGGCACAATTACAGCCTTATGAGAAACAATTGCAGAAGCATTATTTTGAAAGCGTTCACAAAAATTTCGTAAAATCTTTTTTACAGCAAAAAATTCAAAATATCAAGAGCAAATTTGACAGTTCTTATAAACATTATTCAAAAATCAATACACTGACTTTAATACAATCCTTGTTAGAGAAAGTGCAGCAAAAAATAGATACAAACTCCTCTTTACCACTACTCTCCTTGCCTAGTCACACACCGTACTGGGTGGCTCCGAAGGTTTTGCTGGAAAGAGTGATTGCCTATCAAAATACCAACGAAGAAATTGATGCCGTCGATCTTGCGATTGCCATTGTGCGTATGCCGAGAGAAAATGTAGCCGAAGCTATTCCTCTATTGGATAAAATAGAAGGAGATCTCAAACCTTTATTAGCCTTTTGTTTGGGTGTCAATGAAAAACTCGAATTGGATTCTGAATCTCTGTTTTCGAAACTTCTGGCAACCATGGGCAAAACGACCAAAGAAACTGGTAAATTATCACTCTGGGCCGTTGCAGCAAGGACCTTTTATCCAAACGATACTTTCGCCGAATTTGAAAATACTTATTTAAAAACAGTTCCGTTTGTGGTAGCTCCTTTTAAACCTGAGTTTAAGTTTAAAGAAAAATGGAACGAATGGACGAATTATCAAACCAAAGAAAAAGAGCGAACACCTTCCTGGTACGAACTGCGGTTTGATTTGCCAAATTACACCAAAATTCCAAATTATCTGCTGTACAGCCTCGATATCTATCAGCGTTCCAACAGCTGGGATTATAGTTTGAATTATGCCGGAAATACGTGTTTCTGGCACAGTCTGACTCCTCAAAACTCAGATGCTCTTGCGTTGACCTTATTGCAAAATTGCGGTGTTGCCGATGGTTCAAAACCGGAATTAAAAGGCTTCTTAGAGATCATCAACCGGCCTGGATTTTTATTCTCTGATACCAGTTTATTTTTGTTTGCGGTTAGTTTTTTTCAGGAAAAGAAAGACCTGCGATTACTCGCATCGGAAGTTTTGATTAACCTCATCGAAAAACAAAAAATCGACCTTACCCCATTTGCTAAAAACTTAGCTTTTCTGGCAACTGAAAAATACGGTGTGTTTTTAAGACTGGTCGATGGCCTTACCGCTTTGAAAGACATTTCGCCCCTGCATAATAATGCTTTACTGAAGTTGTTAAATGCCTTCTTTGAAAATCTCGATTTAAAAGAGAAACTGCCAACGAACTTCAAGAAAATTGTAGAAAACTATGTTGACATTCTTACCAAAACCAATCAGAAGCCATCGTCACAGGCGATTGCTTTCTTTGAACAATGGAAAGATAATGCTTCGCTTAAATCATTGATTAAGCAAATTTTAAAATAA
- a CDS encoding SWIM zinc finger family protein, translating into MTDLEYNYKGISTYSKTKGINNLVLAHQTEIEEVNNIPCFFWGSLTDPYVTAKCWSTIAKVVRSSFGPIPPSLRDPIVSAGSERLRFEGFSSCNGVYVRLDMKPEAIDGEFIANGTTNVDFNDPMLNALNAIQKNEKVTLAVGQQDVQVITSKTKVTEKKVTLPMRWIKGLTSVQLYLADMDVKFELNKIQTIQLFQSLPKGNLKGDFFITKRAGKFMFSTLATADSVRIGGVQRLRLLEGILAIVDKIYIYESSDKQTCAIVSEFGKMQLLMAFSPDSYRGFSGEGNVLETMTENLPIEWVYGLNSLLKSNETFDPTMLSIENDIDFGTMDNLTSNLSSMGLLGYDLSEKAHFYRRLPFKTERILSLNPRLKNAKKLIDNEDIEIIERRADYIEARVKGSGVLHKVIMDRHSQKCTCDWFTAYQGKRGICKHILAVKMTVS; encoded by the coding sequence ATGACAGATTTAGAATATAATTATAAAGGAATTTCAACCTACAGCAAAACCAAAGGAATCAATAATCTGGTTCTGGCACATCAAACCGAAATTGAGGAAGTCAACAACATTCCTTGTTTTTTCTGGGGAAGTTTGACTGATCCTTATGTTACGGCAAAATGCTGGAGCACGATTGCCAAAGTGGTTCGTTCCAGTTTCGGTCCGATTCCGCCAAGTCTTCGGGATCCTATTGTATCGGCAGGATCAGAAAGACTGCGTTTTGAAGGTTTCTCGTCCTGTAATGGCGTTTATGTGCGATTGGACATGAAACCCGAAGCGATTGACGGAGAATTTATTGCCAACGGAACGACTAACGTTGATTTTAATGATCCGATGCTCAATGCGTTGAATGCCATTCAAAAGAATGAAAAAGTAACGCTTGCAGTGGGGCAACAAGACGTTCAGGTCATTACCAGCAAAACAAAGGTTACAGAGAAAAAAGTAACCTTACCCATGCGCTGGATCAAAGGTTTAACGAGTGTTCAGCTCTATCTGGCAGATATGGATGTGAAATTTGAACTGAATAAAATCCAGACGATTCAACTGTTTCAAAGTTTACCCAAAGGAAATCTAAAAGGTGATTTTTTTATTACAAAGCGAGCAGGAAAATTTATGTTCTCGACTTTGGCAACAGCCGATAGCGTTAGAATTGGAGGAGTGCAGCGATTGCGATTATTAGAAGGAATTCTGGCCATTGTCGATAAAATTTACATTTACGAATCGTCAGACAAACAAACCTGCGCCATCGTTTCGGAATTTGGCAAAATGCAGCTTCTAATGGCTTTTTCTCCCGATTCGTATCGCGGTTTTTCGGGTGAAGGAAATGTACTCGAAACCATGACCGAAAATTTACCCATTGAATGGGTTTACGGTTTAAACAGTTTACTAAAATCGAATGAAACTTTTGATCCAACGATGCTTTCGATAGAAAACGATATTGACTTTGGCACAATGGATAATCTCACTTCGAATCTGTCCTCAATGGGTTTATTGGGATATGATTTAAGCGAGAAAGCACATTTCTACAGGCGTCTCCCTTTTAAAACCGAGCGTATACTGTCTTTAAATCCGAGGCTTAAAAATGCCAAAAAACTGATCGACAATGAAGATATCGAAATCATAGAACGAAGAGCCGATTATATTGAAGCCAGAGTAAAAGGCTCAGGGGTTTTACACAAAGTGATTATGGACCGTCACTCCCAAAAATGCACCTGCGATTGGTTTACAGCTTATCAGGGAAAAAGAGGGATTTGCAAACATATACTAGCTGTTAAAATGACCGTTTCTTAG
- a CDS encoding tyrosinase family protein, translating to MKKITSLLFIILIAGLSYGQGKSNVKFIRWNVNTPQGQANLEAMNVAFKKMREIGCEKGYSWYYQGAIHSIPNEINGPNALCAAYQTDKDKLWAWADCTHNGTQNANLNFLLWHRMYIWFLEKMVREFSGKDDFALPYWNYGSPEESQNVMAAKLRDQSGSLYTAARYSILNNGKAILPDQVKQIQLALNELKTNPSFAGSAGFSKNLEGAPHGYMHNLIGGGYAEPSETYFNEIYQKQYSGLMANVPSAGFDPVFWLHHSMVDRIWESWDASVYGQRPTLEQLKANPWQYQFIAPNGDHLTYTMEEVYNIVFNLDYKYDNLLYGSKTPVLAGKEIKGKKLIAFQDSNEKVIWEQKVGKPLEGAFTHKVSSTFAKNTNRVFKSANSKIILNLDIVVYKEPKDYYTVYLRYPGKEDQYVGTMTFFGVAHDHGTGANHEIGEDGVKLKFAYYISDDLVNSDANFDIIIKKTGGGDAKVTLEKIGVSNAN from the coding sequence ATGAAAAAAATTACTAGTTTATTATTCATTATTCTGATCGCAGGATTGTCCTATGGTCAGGGTAAATCTAATGTGAAGTTTATTCGCTGGAACGTTAATACGCCTCAGGGACAAGCAAATCTCGAGGCTATGAACGTAGCGTTTAAAAAAATGCGAGAAATAGGCTGTGAAAAAGGCTATTCCTGGTATTATCAGGGAGCGATACACAGTATTCCGAATGAAATTAACGGACCAAATGCACTTTGTGCGGCTTATCAAACCGATAAAGATAAATTATGGGCATGGGCAGATTGTACGCATAACGGAACACAAAATGCCAATTTAAATTTTCTTTTGTGGCACAGAATGTACATTTGGTTTTTAGAGAAAATGGTACGTGAATTTTCAGGAAAGGATGATTTTGCCCTTCCATATTGGAATTATGGCAGCCCGGAAGAGAGCCAAAATGTTATGGCGGCAAAATTAAGAGATCAGTCGGGGTCTTTGTATACTGCGGCCAGATATAGTATTTTGAACAACGGAAAAGCGATTCTTCCCGATCAGGTGAAGCAAATTCAATTGGCACTTAACGAACTAAAAACAAATCCTTCTTTTGCAGGATCGGCCGGATTCAGTAAAAACCTTGAAGGAGCACCTCATGGTTATATGCACAATCTGATAGGAGGCGGTTATGCAGAGCCAAGTGAAACGTATTTTAATGAAATATATCAGAAACAATATTCCGGTTTAATGGCAAATGTTCCTTCAGCTGGATTTGACCCTGTGTTTTGGCTGCATCACAGTATGGTAGACCGTATTTGGGAATCGTGGGATGCTTCTGTTTACGGACAACGTCCTACCTTAGAGCAGTTAAAAGCAAATCCTTGGCAGTATCAGTTTATCGCGCCAAATGGAGACCATCTTACGTATACAATGGAAGAAGTGTACAATATTGTTTTTAATCTGGATTACAAATATGATAATTTGCTTTACGGATCTAAAACTCCGGTTTTGGCTGGCAAGGAAATAAAAGGAAAAAAACTGATTGCATTTCAGGATTCAAATGAAAAAGTGATCTGGGAACAAAAAGTAGGGAAACCGCTTGAGGGTGCTTTTACTCATAAAGTGAGCAGCACATTCGCCAAAAACACCAATAGAGTTTTTAAAAGCGCTAATTCTAAAATCATACTAAACCTGGATATAGTGGTTTATAAAGAGCCAAAAGATTACTATACCGTTTATCTGCGTTATCCGGGAAAAGAAGATCAGTATGTAGGTACGATGACTTTCTTTGGAGTAGCTCATGATCACGGAACAGGGGCAAATCACGAAATAGGGGAAGATGGTGTAAAACTTAAATTTGCCTATTACATTTCCGATGATTTAGTGAATTCAGATGCGAATTTCGATATTATTATCAAAAAGACCGGAGGCGGTGATGCAAAAGTAACACTGGAAAAAATTGGTGTATCCAATGCAAATTAA
- a CDS encoding multicopper oxidase domain-containing protein encodes MRNWNKIGAFCFLLSSTFLFSQNERLIIGRTTGKLAIGNNQEIRTFGFTNSLSGQVTLPGLSIEAVEGENVNIDFWNISQGNPVSLFCKEIDFIQRDKEDKVMKKEEAIHHMEHGFYSFQAQKAGTYLYYSPENYPFNLQAGMFGVIIIRAKDQDSSALQPLQELLWCSSELDAKWHTDAIMGTEYDSSNKPIVLPKYKPEYFLINGKMATANKGLQSLGDKNEPLLLRLVNSGLYLHEIVFPSPVKLQLRYGNEASVTALPDGCKIQLRSGESIEVLVFLENVDEKEHIIYHFTDPF; translated from the coding sequence ATGAGGAATTGGAATAAAATAGGAGCATTTTGTTTTTTACTGAGCAGTACCTTTTTGTTTTCTCAAAACGAAAGATTAATCATTGGCCGAACAACCGGAAAACTAGCCATAGGGAACAATCAGGAGATTCGGACTTTTGGCTTTACAAATTCGCTTTCGGGACAGGTTACTTTGCCCGGCTTGTCTATTGAAGCTGTGGAAGGAGAAAATGTGAATATTGATTTTTGGAACATTTCACAAGGCAATCCGGTCTCTTTATTCTGCAAAGAAATTGATTTTATACAGCGGGATAAAGAGGATAAGGTGATGAAGAAAGAAGAAGCAATTCATCATATGGAACATGGCTTTTATTCTTTTCAGGCTCAGAAAGCAGGAACGTATCTTTATTACAGTCCCGAAAATTACCCTTTTAATCTTCAGGCGGGTATGTTTGGAGTCATCATTATACGCGCAAAAGACCAAGATTCTTCGGCACTTCAGCCTTTACAAGAACTACTTTGGTGCAGCAGTGAACTGGACGCAAAGTGGCATACTGATGCCATTATGGGAACGGAGTATGATTCCAGCAATAAACCCATCGTTCTTCCGAAATACAAACCTGAGTACTTCCTTATTAATGGCAAAATGGCAACAGCTAATAAAGGATTACAATCGCTGGGTGATAAAAATGAGCCGCTACTTCTTCGTCTCGTAAATTCGGGTTTATACCTTCATGAAATCGTGTTTCCGTCTCCGGTAAAACTTCAGCTGCGCTACGGAAACGAGGCTTCCGTTACGGCATTACCCGACGGATGTAAAATACAGCTTCGTTCTGGTGAAAGCATAGAAGTGCTTGTTTTTTTAGAAAACGTGGACGAAAAGGAACACATTATATATCATTTTACAGACCCGTTTTAA
- a CDS encoding nucleotidyltransferase domain-containing protein, with amino-acid sequence MTILDLKSQKLILFEVISGSRSFGLNTPTSDTDIKGVYYLPKDKFFGLTYIPQISNETNDEVYYEIGRFVELLIKNNPNILEILASPEDYILYKHPLMEQLKLEDFLSKLCKDSFAGYAVTQIKKARGLNKKIVNPMAKEKKSLLDFCCVLKGYETVSVNSFLAENNLNQEQCGLVNLSNSKGMFAMFYDEDKSLGYKGIIQKESSNEVSVSSIPKNEKLVGYLSCNQEGYSKYCKEYTEYWAWIEKRNEDRYNTNQQHGKNYDSKNMMHTIRLLQTAEQILSTGKLNIKVSNRDELLDIKAGNKEYDDLLEMADQLIASIESHYVTSNLPEKPDEEKAIQILITIRETLYQ; translated from the coding sequence ATGACCATCCTAGACCTAAAATCCCAAAAACTGATCCTTTTTGAAGTAATTTCCGGAAGTAGATCTTTTGGATTAAATACACCAACATCTGATACCGATATCAAAGGTGTTTATTATCTGCCTAAAGATAAGTTCTTTGGGTTAACCTATATTCCGCAAATCAGTAATGAAACTAACGATGAGGTTTACTACGAAATCGGGCGTTTTGTAGAATTGCTCATAAAAAATAACCCGAACATTCTGGAGATTCTCGCTTCGCCGGAAGATTATATTTTGTACAAACATCCGTTAATGGAGCAGTTAAAATTAGAAGATTTTCTATCGAAACTTTGCAAAGATTCTTTTGCCGGTTATGCAGTTACGCAAATAAAAAAAGCAAGAGGTCTAAACAAGAAAATCGTAAACCCAATGGCAAAGGAAAAAAAGAGCCTTTTGGATTTCTGTTGTGTTTTAAAAGGTTACGAAACTGTTTCTGTTAATAGTTTTCTAGCCGAAAATAATTTGAATCAAGAACAATGTGGTTTGGTGAATCTTTCTAATTCCAAAGGAATGTTTGCGATGTTTTATGATGAAGATAAAAGTTTGGGTTACAAAGGCATTATTCAGAAAGAAAGCTCTAATGAAGTTTCAGTTTCGTCGATTCCTAAAAATGAAAAGTTAGTGGGGTATTTGTCCTGCAATCAGGAAGGCTATTCTAAATATTGTAAAGAATATACAGAATACTGGGCCTGGATCGAAAAACGTAACGAAGATCGATACAACACTAATCAGCAACACGGTAAAAATTACGACAGCAAAAACATGATGCATACCATCCGACTTTTGCAAACTGCTGAGCAAATTCTGTCCACTGGGAAATTAAATATCAAAGTTTCCAATCGTGACGAATTGTTAGACATAAAAGCCGGAAATAAAGAATATGATGATTTGCTCGAAATGGCCGATCAATTAATTGCCTCAATAGAAAGCCACTATGTAACTTCAAATCTTCCTGAAAAACCAGATGAAGAAAAAGCCATCCAAATCTTAATAACAATCCGGGAAACCTTATACCAATAA
- a CDS encoding nucleotidyltransferase domain-containing protein, producing MNEKILKKLKEIEIQKDVKILLAVESGSRAWGFTSPDSDYDIRFIYKHKPEYYLSLWEQPDVIEFMTEDNLDGSGWDLRKSIKLLAKSNAPLIEWLFSPVVYFQDDAFAKQMREIAVECFSPIAVLHHYLGTTKNFMEVCEMEEVKLKSYFYALRTALSGKWIIENNTFPPVAFNDLLPMAPQNIQDKIIELQQIKANRDEKYLHPKEALITDFLLETVKFNQENASKLGSGKKLNEELDLFFREMIK from the coding sequence ATGAATGAAAAAATACTCAAAAAACTAAAAGAAATAGAAATACAAAAAGATGTAAAAATACTGCTGGCTGTAGAATCCGGAAGCCGTGCCTGGGGATTTACCTCGCCGGACAGTGATTACGATATTCGTTTTATATACAAACACAAACCCGAGTATTATTTATCGCTTTGGGAACAACCAGACGTAATCGAGTTCATGACCGAAGACAATCTTGACGGTTCTGGTTGGGATTTACGAAAATCCATAAAATTATTAGCAAAATCTAACGCACCTTTGATCGAGTGGTTGTTTTCGCCCGTAGTGTATTTTCAGGATGATGCTTTTGCAAAACAAATGCGTGAGATAGCTGTAGAGTGTTTTTCGCCCATAGCGGTTTTGCATCATTATTTAGGAACGACCAAGAATTTCATGGAAGTCTGCGAAATGGAAGAAGTAAAACTAAAAAGTTATTTCTACGCCTTACGCACCGCTTTATCCGGAAAATGGATTATAGAAAACAATACGTTTCCGCCTGTTGCTTTTAACGATTTATTGCCAATGGCACCGCAAAACATACAAGACAAAATAATAGAATTGCAGCAAATAAAAGCCAACCGGGACGAAAAATACCTGCATCCAAAAGAAGCTTTGATAACTGATTTTTTATTGGAAACGGTGAAGTTTAATCAGGAAAATGCGAGTAAGTTGGGAAGTGGGAAGAAGCTGAATGAGGAGTTGGATTTGTTTTTTAGAGAAATGATTAAATAA
- a CDS encoding TatD family hydrolase, with the protein MNTYIDIGINLTNKQFHNDIDDVVQDALDADVSQMILTGTSLRNSEASLEIAKQYPGVLYSTAGIHPHDAKSFDAQSISKLRNLLKQKQVVSVGECGLDFDRDFSPRNVQETCYRAQLELAIEVQKPLFLHERAAFIKFMDITKEYLPRLPKAVVHCFTGTLPEAKTYLDNGFYLGFTGAISDTKRFAHLKEVLQYVPLDRMMIETDAPFMLPKNVPNSVLKKYHERRCEPAFLPFVAGTIAQFKGITLDKVAEETTRNSKSFFCI; encoded by the coding sequence ATGAATACATATATAGATATCGGAATTAATTTAACGAATAAACAATTCCATAACGACATAGACGATGTCGTACAAGATGCACTCGACGCCGATGTATCGCAAATGATACTAACCGGCACAAGCTTACGAAACAGCGAAGCTTCATTAGAAATTGCAAAACAATATCCGGGAGTGTTATATTCCACTGCTGGAATTCACCCGCATGATGCGAAGAGTTTTGATGCACAGAGTATTTCAAAACTGCGAAATTTATTAAAACAGAAACAAGTCGTTTCGGTTGGTGAGTGCGGACTCGATTTTGATCGCGACTTTTCGCCCAGAAATGTACAGGAAACGTGTTATAGAGCTCAACTAGAATTGGCGATCGAAGTGCAGAAACCTTTGTTTTTGCACGAAAGAGCTGCTTTTATAAAGTTTATGGACATTACAAAAGAGTATTTGCCGCGATTGCCCAAAGCAGTCGTGCATTGTTTTACAGGAACTTTACCGGAAGCCAAAACCTATCTCGATAACGGATTCTATCTAGGCTTTACCGGAGCGATATCCGACACCAAACGTTTCGCTCATTTAAAAGAAGTACTTCAGTACGTACCGCTTGACCGAATGATGATCGAAACCGATGCGCCGTTTATGCTTCCTAAAAATGTCCCGAACAGTGTTTTGAAGAAATACCACGAACGCCGTTGCGAACCTGCTTTCCTGCCTTTTGTTGCGGGAACAATTGCACAGTTTAAAGGAATTACTTTAGATAAAGTAGCGGAGGAAACGACTCGAAATTCTAAGAGCTTTTTTTGTATTTAG
- a CDS encoding AAA family ATPase, translating to MRKVILMKGLPGSGKSTLAKKIIAENPEMYKRINRDDLRAMFDNGITAQSNEKFVKKVRDLLIVKSLEEGKSVVIDDTNLSENNLRRVSQLVQEYNTKSGEKVEVEVREVNTDLATCIERDALREKPVGEKVIRKMHRQFFKDTPEYRVQNPDLPKAIICDLDGTLALMNGRNPFDASKCDADEINTPVANVLRNYKKLGYQILLVSGREDQYEAPTLRFLENNEIEYDALIMRKTKDSRKDSIIKTEIYNEFIKDNYFVEFVLDDRNQVVDTWRNDLKLPCFQVYYGDF from the coding sequence ATGAGAAAAGTAATTTTAATGAAAGGGTTGCCGGGAAGTGGAAAATCGACTTTGGCAAAAAAGATAATTGCAGAAAATCCGGAGATGTATAAAAGAATCAATAGAGACGATTTGCGTGCGATGTTTGATAACGGGATTACGGCTCAAAGCAACGAGAAATTCGTTAAAAAGGTTAGAGATTTACTAATCGTAAAATCTTTAGAGGAAGGAAAAAGTGTCGTGATAGACGATACAAATTTGTCTGAAAACAACCTAAGACGCGTTTCGCAATTGGTTCAGGAGTACAATACAAAATCTGGCGAAAAGGTTGAAGTTGAAGTTAGAGAAGTAAACACAGATCTTGCGACTTGTATAGAACGCGATGCTTTAAGAGAAAAACCGGTTGGAGAAAAGGTAATAAGAAAGATGCACAGACAATTTTTTAAAGATACGCCGGAATACCGCGTTCAAAACCCGGACTTACCTAAAGCCATAATTTGCGATCTTGACGGAACACTGGCCTTAATGAACGGACGAAACCCGTTTGATGCAAGTAAATGCGATGCTGACGAAATCAATACTCCGGTGGCGAATGTTTTGAGAAATTACAAAAAGTTGGGGTATCAGATCCTATTGGTTTCAGGAAGAGAAGACCAATACGAAGCACCGACCTTGCGTTTCCTTGAAAACAACGAAATCGAATACGATGCGTTAATCATGCGTAAAACAAAAGACAGCCGAAAAGATTCGATCATAAAAACCGAAATCTACAATGAGTTTATTAAAGACAATTATTTTGTAGAATTTGTTTTAGACGATAGAAATCAGGTTGTGGATACCTGGAGAAATGACCTGAAATTACCTTGTTTTCAAGTGTACTACGGAGATTTTTAA